The Candidatus Neomarinimicrobiota bacterium region ACTCCACCACCCCAAATTTCTTGCCCACCTTCACGAACGCCGCCACCGCCTGGTCCAGATGCGCCTGGGTATGGGCGGCGCTGATCTGCACCCGGATGCGGGCCGTCCCCTTGGGCACCACCGGGTAGAAGAAGCCGATGACGTAGATGCCCTCCTCCAGCATGGCGGCGGCCATGTCCTGGGCCAGTTTGGCCTCCCCCAGCATGAGGGGCACGATGGGGTGTTCGCCGGGGGTGATGTCAAAGCCCGCTGCGGTCATCTTTTCGCGAAAGGTGGCGGTGTTTTCCGCCAGCCTATCGCGGAGCGCC contains the following coding sequences:
- a CDS encoding aminotransferase class I/II-fold pyridoxal phosphate-dependent enzyme, producing ALRDRLAENTATFREKMTAAGFDITPGEHPIVPLMLGEAKLAQDMAAAMLEEGIYVIGFFYPVVPKGTARIRVQISAAHTQAHLDQAVAAFVKVGKKFGVVE